A window of the Alnus glutinosa chromosome 4, dhAlnGlut1.1, whole genome shotgun sequence genome harbors these coding sequences:
- the LOC133867250 gene encoding class V chitinase-like, protein MAQVIKAGYWYCQSNFPVEDIDSSLFTHLFAAFANVNATSYQVVFPERYEVQFEYFTESVRKRNPDVKTILSIVGDPSIFRSMTSRPGSRQTFIDASIYLARSYNYDGLSLHWRYPYTSEEMANLGSLLTEWRAAVNEDSRCTGEAPLLLTAAVFYSSDYWSSLKYPIQAISDSLDWVNVWADDVYTPDCSPKLTGPPAPLYNPTSCELSVDSGIRAWIHAGVPANKLVLCLPFHGRSWLLVNAENHEIFSPANGPVPDSDPIPYSRIETIGAVKQFDPSYVTDYCYSGTTWIGYDDKDSISTKVRYAKKKGLLGYFAWHLDDDDTVQWTLSREASEAWDNA, encoded by the exons ATGGCTCAAGTGATCAAAGCCGGATACTGGTATTGCCAGAGTAACTTCCCGGTGGAAGACATAGATTCCTCCCTTTTCACCCATCTTTTTGCTGCCTTTGCCAATGTGAACGCTACCAGCTACCAAGTCGTCTTTCCAGAAAGGTATGAGGTGCAGTTTGAGTACTTCACCGAATCAGTGCGAAAACGAAACCCTGATGTTAAAACCATTCTCTCCATCGTCGGAGATCCTTCCATCTTCCGTTCAATGACTAGCCGTCCTGGCTCCCGGCAAACATTTATAGATGCCTCCATCTATCTAGCCCGGAGTTACAACTACGATGGCCTCAGCCTCCACTGGCGGTATCCCTACACGAGCGAAGAAATGGCCAACCTTGGCTCACTCCTCACTGAATGGCGAGCTGCCGTGAACGAAGATTCCCGGTGCACTGGAGAAGCGCCGTTGCTTCTAACCGCAGCGGTGTTTTACTCCTCAGACTATTGGTCTTCCTTGAAATATCCGATTCAGGCTATCTCAGATAGCTTGGACTGGGTCAATGTATGGGCCGATGACGTGTACACCCCCGATTGCTCACCCAAGCTGACTGGACCGCCTGCTCCATTGTACAATCCAACAAGCTGTGAACTTAGCGTGGACAGCGGCATCAGAGCTTGGATTCATGCAGGTGTGCCGGCCAACAAATTAGTCCTCTGCCTTCCATTTCATGGACGCAGTTGGCTTCTGGTGAATGCTGAGAACCATGAAATATTCTCGCCGGCGAACGGACCGGTGCCTGATAGTGACCCCATACCATATAGCAGAATCGAGACTATTGGTGCCGTAAAACAGTTCGATCCCTCGTATGTCACGGACTATTGCTATTCTGGGACGACATGGATTGGTTATGATGATAAAGATAGCATTTCTACTAAGGTtagatatgccaagaaaaaggGATTGCTCGGTTACTTTGCATGGCATCTCGACGACGATGACACTGTTCAGTGGACTCTTTCAAGGGAAG CTTCTGAAGCATGGGATAATGCGTGA